One segment of Ureibacillus thermophilus DNA contains the following:
- a CDS encoding alpha/beta-type small acid-soluble spore protein, with protein MATNNTGGRNKLLVPGANAALDQMKYEIAQEFGVQLGPEASARANGSVGGEITKRLVQMAESQLRGTQQQ; from the coding sequence ATGGCAACAAACAACACAGGCGGACGCAACAAATTATTAGTTCCTGGTGCAAACGCTGCTTTAGATCAAATGAAATATGAAATTGCACAAGAGTTTGGTGTTCAACTCGGACCTGAAGCTTCTGCTCGTGCAAACGGGTCAGTCGGAGGAGAAATTACTAAACGTCTTGTACAAATGGCAGAATCTCAATTACGCGGAACTCAACAACAATAA